One window from the genome of Pseudomonadota bacterium encodes:
- a CDS encoding DUF59 domain-containing protein — protein sequence MLEDALGDEMEEMARPPFADVPEAHALWPAIEAAIREVYDPEIPVNLYELGLIYRVDIDQDNNVAVKMSLTAPGCPVAGEMPGMVEEAVRTVEEIGQEKNVTVDLVWDPPWHPGMMAETAKLQLNMF from the coding sequence ATGCTGGAGGACGCTTTGGGCGACGAGATGGAAGAGATGGCAAGACCGCCATTTGCCGATGTGCCGGAGGCGCATGCGCTGTGGCCCGCAATCGAAGCGGCAATCCGCGAAGTTTATGACCCGGAAATCCCCGTGAATTTATACGAGCTGGGGCTGATTTACCGCGTTGATATTGATCAGGATAATAATGTTGCTGTGAAAATGAGCCTGACCGCACCTGGCTGCCCCGTTGCGGGAGAAATGCCCGGTATGGTCGAAGAGGCCGTACGCACCGTGGAAGAGATCGGGCAGGAAAAGAATGTGACGGTTGATCTGGTTTGGGATCCGCCGTGGCATCCGGGCATGATGGCAGAGACCGCTAAGCTGCAACTGAACATGTTTTAG
- the sufC gene encoding Fe-S cluster assembly ATPase SufC gives MLKIENLHATVGGKTVLKGINLEIPQGEVHAIMGPNGSGKSTLSYVIAGREGYEITKGRILFDGKDISEMAPEERAAAGLFLAFQYPVEIPGVTTTNFLKTALNAIRTARGEKELDAIGFLKLQKQKATALDIDTEMLKRGLNVGFSGGEKKRNEVLQLTMLAPKFAVLDETDSGLDIDALKIVSKGVNSLRGADRGFLVITHYQRLLDYIKPDVVHVLAYGRIQQSGGPELALELEEKGYAAFTDETNGKAA, from the coding sequence ATGCTGAAAATTGAAAATCTACATGCGACCGTTGGCGGAAAAACAGTCCTGAAAGGGATTAATCTTGAAATTCCGCAGGGTGAAGTCCATGCGATTATGGGGCCGAACGGCTCGGGGAAATCGACGCTGTCTTATGTGATTGCCGGGCGTGAAGGCTATGAGATCACCAAAGGCCGCATTCTGTTTGACGGCAAGGATATCTCCGAAATGGCGCCGGAGGAACGTGCGGCGGCAGGGCTGTTTCTGGCCTTTCAATATCCGGTGGAAATTCCCGGTGTCACGACGACGAATTTTTTGAAAACCGCGCTGAATGCCATCCGTACCGCACGCGGTGAAAAAGAACTGGATGCGATCGGCTTTTTGAAACTGCAAAAGCAGAAAGCCACGGCGCTGGATATTGATACGGAAATGTTGAAACGCGGTTTGAATGTCGGTTTTTCGGGCGGCGAGAAAAAACGCAACGAGGTGTTGCAGCTGACGATGCTGGCACCGAAATTTGCGGTGCTGGATGAAACCGATAGCGGACTTGATATTGACGCGCTGAAAATCGTGTCCAAAGGGGTGAATTCCCTGCGCGGTGCGGATCGCGGTTTTCTGGTGATTACCCATTACCAGCGCCTGCTGGATTACATCAAACCCGATGTGGTGCATGTGCTGGCCTATGGCCGTATTCAGCAAAGTGGCGGCCCTGAACTGGCGCTGGAGCTGGAAGAAAAAGGCTATGCGGCGTTTACGGATGAGACAAACGGAAAGGCGGCGTAA
- the coaD gene encoding pantetheine-phosphate adenylyltransferase, translating into MRCAVYPGSFDPVTFGHLDIIQRASKLADRIVVGIAAHSGKTPLFTVAERIDLLNEVLKETPLPGKCEVVVEGFDTLLIHFMNKHKAQMVIRGVRQYSDFEYEAQMSALNAKLSNRDIETVFLAANPEYQSIASRFIKQVAQLGGDVSPFVPPQIVAALNKKA; encoded by the coding sequence ATGCGCTGTGCAGTCTATCCGGGCAGTTTTGATCCCGTTACTTTCGGGCATCTTGATATTATCCAGCGTGCGTCAAAACTGGCGGACCGGATTGTTGTCGGCATTGCCGCCCATTCCGGCAAAACGCCGCTTTTTACCGTGGCGGAGCGCATCGACCTTCTCAATGAGGTGTTGAAAGAAACCCCGCTGCCGGGAAAATGCGAAGTGGTCGTCGAAGGCTTCGATACGCTGCTGATCCATTTCATGAACAAGCATAAGGCGCAGATGGTCATACGCGGCGTGCGGCAATATTCCGATTTTGAATATGAGGCGCAGATGTCGGCCTTGAATGCGAAACTGTCCAACCGCGATATCGAGACCGTCTTTCTGGCCGCCAATCCCGAATATCAATCCATCGCCTCGCGCTTTATCAAACAGGTCGCCCAGCTGGGCGGTGATGTCTCGCCCTTCGTCCCGCCGCAAATCGTTGCCGCGCTGAACAAAAAAGCTTAA
- the sufD gene encoding Fe-S cluster assembly protein SufD — MTATRKKDNKDTLHPLLAGCVHPAGDDAPRWVTALRETAEDSFTATGLPTPVWEDWKYTPLRVLDGMSFTRSPNLTTVPAYAQVFDLPNPYGVQIVNGKLVKNSAALPEGLEITALKDVWDEEWVETALAVPGNFADTPLEALNAACLCDGVVLRVRKDVKISTPVVLSFLNDNAEDGETLLSMPRMLVMIEEGAELTLLEHLTGRGASFSNIAATIIVQEGGKLGHYRWQDEDVQDGYHMTTTRLSCFDRAEYDGFTLTTGARLSRHEIFADLLGEDIRCIVNGAYRLGERQHCDTTIKMGHFEPRSTSKQIYKGVINDQARAVFQGKIHVHRHAQGTDGHQLNHALLLSAEAEIDAKPELEIYADDVKCAHGATAGKLDDSALFYMTSRGIPEAAAKAMLVKGFLGEALEAIANEAVRDAFIKIQDLDEMQAEDAA; from the coding sequence ATGACGGCGACACGCAAAAAAGATAATAAAGATACTCTGCATCCGTTGCTGGCGGGATGTGTGCATCCCGCAGGGGATGATGCGCCGCGCTGGGTGACGGCTTTGCGTGAAACGGCAGAAGATAGTTTTACTGCAACGGGACTGCCGACACCCGTCTGGGAAGATTGGAAATACACACCGCTGCGTGTGCTGGACGGCATGTCATTTACCCGCAGCCCTAATCTGACAACGGTTCCTGCCTATGCACAGGTTTTTGACCTGCCTAATCCGTACGGCGTTCAGATTGTAAACGGCAAGCTGGTAAAAAATAGTGCGGCCTTGCCCGAAGGGCTGGAAATTACGGCGTTGAAAGATGTCTGGGACGAAGAATGGGTGGAAACAGCGCTGGCGGTTCCGGGAAATTTTGCCGATACGCCGCTGGAGGCATTAAATGCCGCCTGTCTTTGTGACGGCGTTGTCTTGCGTGTGCGTAAAGATGTGAAAATTTCCACGCCGGTTGTGCTGTCTTTCCTGAATGATAATGCGGAGGACGGTGAGACGCTGCTGTCAATGCCGCGTATGCTGGTCATGATTGAAGAAGGCGCAGAGCTGACGCTGCTGGAGCATCTGACGGGACGCGGCGCATCTTTCAGCAATATCGCCGCAACCATTATCGTGCAGGAAGGCGGAAAACTGGGGCATTACCGCTGGCAGGATGAAGATGTGCAGGACGGGTATCATATGACCACAACAAGACTGTCCTGCTTTGACCGTGCGGAATATGACGGCTTTACCCTGACGACAGGGGCGCGTTTGTCGCGCCATGAAATATTTGCGGATTTACTCGGGGAGGATATCCGGTGTATAGTAAATGGTGCTTACCGTTTGGGAGAACGGCAGCATTGCGACACGACAATAAAAATGGGGCATTTTGAACCCCGGTCTACATCGAAGCAAATATATAAGGGAGTCATCAATGACCAGGCTCGTGCAGTTTTCCAAGGGAAGATACACGTACATCGTCATGCACAAGGGACAGATGGACATCAGCTTAATCATGCGTTACTGCTCTCCGCCGAAGCGGAAATCGACGCAAAGCCCGAACTTGAAATCTATGCAGACGATGTAAAATGTGCACATGGCGCAACGGCAGGCAAGCTTGACGATAGCGCATTGTTTTACATGACATCACGGGGTATCCCTGAAGCCGCGGCGAAAGCCATGCTGGTGAAGGGCTTTCTCGGCGAGGCGCTGGAAGCCATCGCCAATGAGGCCGTGCGCGACGCTTTTATCAAAATTCAGGATTTGGACGAGATGCAAGCGGAGGATGCGGCATGA
- a CDS encoding SUF system Fe-S cluster assembly regulator — MLKLSRLTDYAVVALFRLWQDAPQQKTATQLALDTGLPEPTLVKILKTLARAGLVSSRRGSTGGYYLEKEKGRIVSVKQIIEAMEGPIALTTCIETPVKTACAISACCPVQGRWTVVNTAICDVLDRVMLADMHPVQVVPPAAEEAEKAVAHG; from the coding sequence ATGCTGAAATTAAGCCGTCTGACAGATTACGCCGTTGTTGCATTATTCCGCCTTTGGCAGGATGCCCCGCAGCAGAAAACGGCCACGCAACTGGCGCTGGATACCGGCCTGCCGGAGCCGACGCTTGTCAAAATCCTGAAAACACTGGCACGGGCGGGGCTGGTTTCCTCGCGGCGCGGCAGCACCGGCGGTTATTATCTGGAGAAGGAAAAAGGCCGCATCGTGTCGGTTAAACAGATTATCGAGGCGATGGAAGGCCCGATTGCGCTGACCACCTGTATCGAAACGCCGGTTAAAACGGCCTGTGCGATCTCTGCCTGTTGTCCCGTGCAGGGGCGGTGGACGGTGGTGAATACCGCGATTTGTGATGTGCTTGACCGCGTAATGCTGGCGGATATGCATCCTGTGCAGGTTGTGCCGCCTGCTGCGGAAGAGGCGGAAAAGGCGGTGGCGCATGGCTGA
- the sufS gene encoding SufS family cysteine desulfurase, whose product MAGQRKADAVLFDAATARQDFPVFGQEINNHPLTYLDSAASAQKPHVVTEAMTEMMSSYYANIHRGLYRFSQQTTLAYEQARQKLADFLGAKSAEEIVFTRNATEAINLVAASWGRANLQKGDEIILTELEHHANIVPWHLLSQELGFTIKVLPLLKDPSLGLDTEKFSGLVTDKTKLVAMTHMSNVTGEIPPVQDFIKAAKAVGAKVLLDGSQAAVHMPVDVTALGCDFYVVTGHKLYGPTGIGALWAKAEILADMPPYQGGGEMIENVTFEKITYKKPPMRFEAGTPAFVEAHGLGAALDYLSGFDRDAVLAHEIALADMTAAGLRDLGGVTLYGDKTAEKGGIVSFSLDGIHPHDAATVLDQMGIALRAGKHCADPFMAARGISATLRASFGMYNTEDDVTRFLDGIAKTRKMFG is encoded by the coding sequence ATGGCGGGACAGCGCAAAGCAGACGCGGTTTTATTTGATGCGGCAACGGCGCGGCAGGATTTTCCGGTTTTCGGTCAGGAGATCAATAACCACCCGCTGACCTATCTGGACAGTGCCGCCAGTGCGCAAAAGCCGCATGTCGTGACGGAAGCGATGACGGAGATGATGTCATCCTATTACGCCAATATCCATCGCGGGCTGTACCGTTTCAGCCAGCAGACGACGCTGGCCTATGAGCAGGCGCGGCAAAAGCTGGCGGATTTTCTCGGCGCAAAATCAGCGGAAGAAATTGTTTTTACCCGCAATGCAACGGAAGCCATCAATCTGGTTGCTGCCAGCTGGGGGCGTGCAAATCTGCAAAAGGGTGACGAGATTATCCTCACCGAGCTGGAACATCACGCCAATATCGTGCCGTGGCACTTATTGTCGCAGGAGCTGGGTTTCACCATTAAAGTACTGCCGCTGCTGAAAGACCCGTCTTTGGGTTTGGACACGGAAAAATTTTCCGGTCTTGTCACTGATAAGACGAAGCTGGTCGCAATGACCCATATGTCGAATGTGACGGGCGAAATTCCGCCCGTGCAGGATTTTATCAAAGCTGCAAAAGCCGTTGGCGCGAAAGTGTTGCTGGACGGCAGTCAGGCCGCCGTGCATATGCCGGTGGATGTGACGGCGCTGGGCTGTGATTTCTATGTCGTGACAGGGCATAAGCTTTACGGTCCGACAGGGATTGGCGCGCTATGGGCGAAAGCCGAGATTCTGGCGGATATGCCTCCCTATCAGGGCGGCGGCGAAATGATCGAGAATGTCACTTTCGAAAAAATTACCTATAAAAAGCCGCCGATGCGTTTCGAAGCGGGAACACCGGCCTTTGTCGAAGCGCATGGGCTGGGTGCGGCGCTGGATTATCTCTCCGGCTTTGACCGTGATGCCGTGCTGGCGCATGAAATTGCGCTGGCGGACATGACGGCAGCGGGGCTGCGCGATCTTGGCGGTGTGACGCTCTATGGCGATAAAACGGCGGAGAAGGGCGGTATTGTGTCATTCTCGCTGGACGGGATTCATCCGCATGATGCGGCAACCGTGCTGGATCAAATGGGGATTGCCCTGCGGGCAGGGAAACATTGCGCCGATCCGTTTATGGCGGCGCGCGGTATTTCCGCGACGCTGCGGGCGTCTTTCGGGATGTATAATACGGAAGATGATGTGACGCGCTTTCTGGACGGGATCGCCAAAACGCGGAAAATGTTCGGTTAA
- the sufB gene encoding Fe-S cluster assembly protein SufB — MADKQTVEQVKKIGDRYDAGFVTDIEMELAPKGLSEEIIRFISAKKNEPDWLLEWRLKAYKHWQTMPEPEWAKLKMPKLDYQDAYYYAAPKSGNAPKSLDEVDPKLLETYEKLGIPLKEQEILAGVAVDAVFDSVSVATTFRANLKEAGVIFCSISEAVHDYPELIKKYLGSVVPMTDNKHACLNAAVFTDGTFVYIPEGVRCPMELSTYFRINEAKTGQFERTLIVAEKGSYVSYLEGCTAPMRDENQLHAAVVELIALEDAEIKYSTVQNWYPGDENGKGGIYNFVTKRGICKGDRSKISWTQVETGSAITWKYPSCILKGDDSVGEFFSVAITNNYQQADTGTKMIHLGKNTKSRIIAKGISAGKSNSTYRGLVRISPKAEGARNYTQCDSLLIGEDCGAHTVPYIENRNMSAVVEHEATTSRIGADQLFYCRQRGIGEEEAVTLIVNGFCREVMQHLPMEFAVEAQKLVGISLEGSVG; from the coding sequence ATGGCTGATAAACAAACCGTTGAACAGGTCAAAAAAATCGGTGACCGCTATGATGCGGGTTTTGTCACCGATATTGAGATGGAGCTGGCGCCGAAGGGCTTAAGTGAAGAGATTATCCGTTTTATCTCGGCCAAAAAGAATGAGCCGGACTGGCTGCTGGAATGGCGTTTGAAAGCCTATAAGCACTGGCAGACAATGCCGGAGCCGGAATGGGCCAAGCTGAAAATGCCGAAACTGGATTATCAGGATGCCTATTATTATGCCGCGCCGAAAAGCGGCAATGCGCCCAAATCATTGGACGAAGTTGATCCGAAACTGCTGGAAACTTATGAGAAGCTCGGCATTCCGCTGAAAGAGCAGGAAATTCTGGCGGGTGTCGCCGTGGATGCGGTCTTTGACAGTGTCTCGGTTGCGACGACCTTCCGTGCCAATCTGAAAGAGGCGGGGGTTATCTTCTGCTCGATTTCCGAGGCGGTGCATGATTATCCGGAACTTATAAAGAAATATCTCGGCTCCGTCGTGCCGATGACCGATAACAAACATGCTTGTCTGAATGCGGCGGTCTTTACCGACGGCACATTTGTTTATATTCCCGAAGGGGTGCGCTGCCCGATGGAGCTGTCCACCTATTTCCGCATTAACGAGGCGAAAACAGGGCAGTTTGAACGGACATTGATTGTCGCGGAAAAAGGCTCCTATGTTAGTTATCTGGAAGGCTGCACGGCACCGATGCGCGATGAAAACCAGCTTCATGCCGCTGTGGTGGAGCTGATTGCGCTGGAAGATGCCGAGATCAAATATTCAACGGTGCAGAACTGGTATCCGGGGGATGAAAACGGCAAGGGCGGGATTTACAATTTCGTGACAAAACGCGGTATTTGCAAAGGTGACCGCTCCAAAATTTCCTGGACACAGGTGGAAACAGGTTCGGCGATTACGTGGAAATATCCCAGCTGTATTTTGAAGGGCGATGACAGTGTCGGCGAGTTTTTCTCGGTTGCCATCACCAATAATTACCAGCAGGCCGATACCGGCACGAAGATGATCCATCTGGGCAAGAATACAAAGTCACGCATTATCGCCAAAGGGATTTCCGCCGGAAAATCGAACAGCACCTATCGCGGTCTGGTGCGGATTTCACCGAAAGCGGAAGGTGCGCGCAATTATACGCAATGTGACAGTTTGCTGATCGGCGAGGATTGCGGCGCACATACCGTGCCTTATATCGAAAACCGCAATATGTCGGCAGTGGTGGAACATGAGGCCACGACCTCACGCATCGGCGCTGACCAGCTGTTTTACTGCCGTCAACGCGGCATTGGCGAGGAAGAGGCGGTGACCTTAATCGTCAACGGTTTCTGCCGCGAAGTGATGCAGCATCTGCCGATGGAATTCGCCGTTGAGGCGCAGAAACTTGTCGGCATCAGCCTTGAAGGCAGTGTCGGGTAA
- a CDS encoding transglycosylase SLT domain-containing protein, translated as MTQNSAAQMTANIHANIPKAVLGAIKNASAKTGVDFSYLMAQASAESSFNPKARAKSSSATGLFQFLDQTWLQMVKKYGAEHGMGDYAEKISLTKSGRAVVADAATRQEILNLRKDPEKASLMAAEMAAENGSRLEARLGRKVDAADLYMAHFLGAGGATQFLKTLDHAPQKKADALLPEAAKANSAVFYDRAGGKARSVSDVYALLAGKFSKNVLKEFAAEGGSDAVMTAAAGAVAVDGTGTEAIEIASAAAYTPRPAYGRAGGGGPVTGQTLSPALIWAAAEMTSTIHDMVMTDNSDDDNKYDRDNRRGGFGRIFADVTPPQFAAAGYMV; from the coding sequence ATGACACAAAACAGTGCCGCACAGATGACAGCCAATATCCACGCCAATATACCCAAAGCGGTTTTGGGCGCGATTAAAAATGCCAGCGCAAAAACAGGGGTCGATTTTTCCTATCTGATGGCGCAGGCATCCGCCGAAAGCAGTTTTAACCCGAAAGCGCGCGCAAAATCCAGCAGCGCGACGGGGCTGTTCCAGTTTCTAGACCAGACATGGCTGCAAATGGTCAAAAAATACGGCGCAGAACACGGTATGGGCGATTATGCCGAGAAAATCAGCCTGACAAAAAGCGGTCGCGCCGTTGTGGCGGATGCGGCAACACGTCAGGAAATTCTGAATTTGCGCAAAGACCCTGAAAAAGCCTCGCTGATGGCGGCGGAAATGGCGGCGGAAAACGGCAGCCGTCTGGAGGCCAGATTAGGGCGCAAAGTTGATGCCGCCGATCTTTATATGGCGCATTTTCTAGGCGCGGGCGGGGCGACGCAGTTTTTAAAAACGCTGGATCATGCGCCGCAGAAAAAAGCCGATGCGCTGTTGCCGGAAGCCGCGAAGGCCAATAGCGCCGTCTTTTACGACCGCGCCGGCGGCAAGGCGCGCAGCGTATCCGATGTTTATGCGTTGCTGGCCGGAAAATTCAGTAAAAATGTTTTGAAAGAATTCGCCGCGGAAGGCGGTTCTGACGCCGTTATGACGGCGGCTGCGGGTGCCGTAGCCGTAGACGGCACGGGAACAGAGGCAATCGAAATTGCCTCCGCCGCAGCATATACGCCGCGCCCCGCCTATGGCCGTGCAGGCGGCGGCGGGCCTGTGACGGGGCAGACGCTTTCCCCCGCTTTGATCTGGGCGGCGGCGGAAATGACCTCCACCATCCATGATATGGTGATGACGGATAACAGCGATGATGACAATAAATATGACCGCGACAACCGCCGCGGTGGTTTCGGCAGAATTTTCGCCGATGTGACGCCGCCCCAATTCGCAGCAGCGGGCTATATGGTTTAA
- a CDS encoding iron-sulfur cluster assembly accessory protein: MKDAITLTEKAAEHVKELLDAAPEAAEGLRVSIVSAGCSGHKYQFDYAKSGSVSEADTLVEQNGVKIYIDRSALMYLLGSVMDFSDDGFKSGFVFDNPNVSSACGCGESVQFTRDEMATDDRRV; encoded by the coding sequence ATGAAAGACGCGATTACATTGACGGAAAAAGCTGCGGAACATGTGAAAGAGCTGCTGGATGCCGCACCGGAAGCGGCGGAAGGGCTGCGCGTCAGCATCGTTTCGGCAGGATGTTCCGGTCATAAATACCAGTTTGACTATGCGAAAAGCGGCAGCGTTTCGGAGGCGGACACGCTGGTTGAACAGAACGGCGTTAAGATTTATATCGACCGCAGCGCGCTGATGTATCTGCTCGGCTCCGTCATGGATTTTTCCGATGACGGCTTTAAATCAGGCTTTGTTTTTGATAATCCGAATGTTTCCTCGGCCTGCGGCTGCGGAGAATCGGTGCAGTTCACCCGTGACGAAATGGCAACGGATGATCGCCGCGTGTAA
- the rpmG gene encoding 50S ribosomal protein L33: MAKKGPRQTVKLMSSEGTGHCYYTEKNTRETTEKLVLKKYDPVARKHVEYKEGKMK, translated from the coding sequence ATGGCGAAAAAAGGCCCCCGCCAGACAGTGAAGCTGATGAGTTCCGAAGGAACCGGCCACTGCTATTACACGGAAAAAAATACGCGTGAAACAACGGAAAAACTGGTTCTGAAAAAATATGACCCGGTTGCCCGCAAACATGTGGAGTATAAAGAAGGCAAAATGAAGTAA
- the gyrA gene encoding DNA gyrase subunit A — protein sequence MTTETDIPHTGSNIATIAIEDEMQRSYLDYAMSVIVSRALPDVRDGLKPVHRRILYAMKDGGYDSSKPYKKSARIVGDVMGKYHPHGDSAIYDSMVRMAQDFSLRLPLIDGQGNFGSMDGDSAAAMRYTEARLQKVAETLLDDIDKDTVDFSPNYDESVLEPVVLPARFPNLLINGTGGIAVGMATNIPPHNLGEVIEGCLQLIENPDLTIEELTEIIPGPDFPTGGEILGKNGIRSAYNTGRGSVVIRAKTSVEDMRGDRQAIIVHEIPYQVNKSRLVERIGEVAREKIVEGITALRDESDRDGVRIVIEIKKDAIADIVLNQLYKFTPLQTSFGCNMLSLHHGRPQMMNLKEMLVAFIEFREVVITRRTAYELRKARERAHLLAGLAVAVANIDDVIAIIRNAPDPGTAREQLRAKPWPAHDIAPLIELIADPQHMLEDDGTYQLSEEQAKAILDLRLHRLTGLERGKIGDELKEITDKIREYLYILGDRNKLLDVMRGELFEIKDLYANPRRTALMEAEFEVDIEDLIQREEMVVTVSHAGYVKRVPLSAYRAQRRGGKGRTGMNTKDEDFVTQLFVSSTHTPMLIFTSRGIVYRMKVYQFPVGTPQSRGKAFVNLLPLEKGENISVVMPLPEDEEAWEALDVVFATSHGSIRRNTMAAFRNIRKNGLIAMKLDEEAGEKLIDVRTCTESDDIMLATRKGKAIRFPLTEIRIFKSRASTGVRGIKLAKGDEVVSISVLHGSDADIEERNAYLKAASALRGADDVDLEGDVGGDLSPERFAALAEKEDFILSVTTKGYGKRTSSYEYRTSKRGGQGVWNMKLGKKNGTEVIRSFCVEDGDQIMMVTDGGQIIRMPITGIRFAGRQTQGVTLFRVAEDEEVVSVAVVRDDSEDEDTEENLAAETDETADDAAETVAEESDTDAGETTESEEE from the coding sequence ATGACGACTGAAACAGACATCCCGCATACCGGCAGCAATATCGCCACCATTGCCATTGAAGATGAAATGCAGCGCTCCTATCTCGATTACGCGATGAGCGTGATCGTCAGCCGCGCCCTTCCCGATGTGCGCGACGGCTTAAAACCCGTACACCGCCGCATTCTTTACGCGATGAAAGACGGCGGATATGACAGTAGCAAACCCTATAAAAAATCCGCCCGTATCGTCGGTGACGTCATGGGTAAATACCACCCGCATGGCGACAGCGCCATTTATGATTCTATGGTGCGGATGGCGCAGGATTTCTCCTTGCGTCTGCCGCTGATTGACGGACAGGGCAACTTCGGTTCCATGGATGGCGATTCGGCCGCCGCCATGCGTTATACAGAGGCACGCCTGCAAAAAGTTGCGGAAACCCTGCTGGATGATATTGATAAAGACACGGTCGATTTTTCGCCGAACTATGATGAATCCGTGCTGGAGCCGGTTGTTCTGCCCGCACGTTTTCCGAATCTGCTGATTAACGGCACCGGCGGTATTGCCGTCGGTATGGCCACCAATATCCCGCCGCATAATCTGGGCGAAGTGATCGAAGGCTGCCTGCAGCTGATTGAAAACCCCGATCTGACGATCGAGGAACTGACCGAGATCATCCCCGGCCCCGATTTCCCGACCGGCGGCGAGATTCTGGGTAAAAACGGTATCCGCAGCGCCTATAATACGGGCCGCGGCTCTGTCGTCATCCGCGCAAAAACCAGTGTTGAAGATATGCGCGGCGACCGTCAGGCGATTATCGTGCATGAAATTCCCTATCAGGTGAATAAATCCCGTCTGGTTGAACGGATCGGCGAAGTAGCGCGCGAGAAAATCGTCGAAGGCATCACCGCCCTGCGCGATGAAAGTGACCGCGACGGCGTCCGTATCGTGATCGAAATCAAAAAAGACGCGATTGCCGATATTGTTTTAAACCAGCTTTATAAATTCACGCCGCTGCAAACCAGCTTTGGCTGCAATATGCTGTCGCTGCATCACGGCCGCCCGCAGATGATGAATCTGAAGGAAATGCTGGTTGCCTTCATCGAATTCCGCGAAGTGGTTATCACCCGCCGCACCGCCTATGAATTGCGCAAGGCGCGTGAGCGCGCGCATTTATTGGCAGGTCTGGCCGTTGCCGTCGCCAATATTGATGATGTCATTGCGATTATCCGCAACGCGCCCGATCCGGGCACAGCCCGTGAACAGCTGCGCGCCAAACCTTGGCCTGCCCATGATATCGCCCCCTTGATTGAACTGATTGCCGATCCTCAACACATGTTAGAGGATGACGGCACCTATCAGCTCTCCGAAGAACAGGCCAAAGCCATTCTTGATCTGCGTCTGCACCGTTTAACGGGGCTTGAGCGCGGCAAAATCGGTGACGAGCTGAAAGAGATTACCGATAAAATCCGCGAATATCTGTATATTCTGGGTGACCGCAACAAATTGCTGGATGTCATGCGCGGCGAGCTGTTTGAGATCAAAGATCTCTACGCCAATCCGCGCCGCACCGCATTGATGGAAGCCGAATTTGAAGTCGATATCGAAGATCTGATCCAGCGCGAGGAGATGGTTGTCACCGTCAGCCATGCCGGATACGTCAAACGTGTCCCGCTTTCCGCCTATCGTGCGCAGCGCCGCGGCGGCAAAGGCCGTACCGGCATGAATACGAAGGATGAGGATTTCGTCACACAGCTTTTCGTTTCCTCCACCCATACGCCGATGCTGATTTTCACCTCGCGCGGCATTGTCTACCGCATGAAAGTCTATCAATTCCCCGTCGGCACACCGCAATCGCGCGGCAAGGCCTTCGTCAATCTGCTGCCGCTGGAAAAAGGCGAGAATATCTCCGTCGTCATGCCGCTGCCCGAAGATGAAGAAGCCTGGGAAGCGCTGGATGTGGTCTTTGCGACCTCGCACGGTTCCATCCGCCGCAACACGATGGCCGCTTTCCGCAATATCCGCAAAAACGGCTTGATTGCGATGAAACTGGATGAAGAGGCCGGCGAAAAACTGATTGATGTCCGCACCTGTACCGAAAGCGATGATATCATGCTCGCCACCCGCAAGGGGAAAGCCATCCGCTTCCCGCTGACGGAAATCCGCATCTTTAAAAGCCGCGCCTCCACAGGTGTCCGCGGCATCAAACTGGCAAAAGGCGATGAAGTCGTCTCCATCTCCGTTCTGCATGGCAGCGATGCCGATATTGAAGAGCGTAACGCTTATCTGAAGGCCGCCTCCGCGCTGCGCGGTGCCGATGATGTCGATCTGGAAGGCGATGTCGGCGGCGATCTCAGCCCCGAACGCTTTGCCGCCTTGGCGGAAAAAGAAGACTTCATCCTCAGCGTCACCACCAAAGGTTACGGCAAACGCACATCATCCTACGAATACCGTACATCGAAACGCGGCGGTCAGGGCGTCTGGAATATGAAGCTGGGCAAAAAGAACGGTACCGAGGTCATCCGCTCCTTCTGCGTTGAAGACGGCGACCAGATTATGATGGTCACCGATGGCGGCCAGATTATCCGTATGCCGATCACGGGCATCCGCTTTGCCGGACGCCAGACGCAAGGCGTCACACTCTTCCGCGTTGCGGAGGATGAGGAAGTCGTCTCCGTCGCCGTTGTCCGCGATGACAGCGAGGATGAGGACACGGAAGAAAACCTCGCCGCCGAAACTGACGAAACCGCAGATGATGCGGCGGAAACAGTTGCGGAAGAGAGTGATACAGATGCGGGCGAAACGACAGAAAGCGAAGAAGAATAA